Within the Staphylococcus argenteus genome, the region CTAGATACTATATTTAAAAATGCCGGATTTGAATGGCGCGAGCCAGGTTGTTCAATGTGTTTAGGTATGAATCCAGACCAAGTGCCTGATGGTGTACATTGCGCTTCTACAAGTAACAGAAACTTTGAAGGACGACAAGGTAAAGGTGCCAGAACACATCTTGTATCCCCTGCTATGGCAGCGGCTGCAGCTATTCACGGTAAGTTTGTGGATGTAAGAAAGGTGGTTGTTTAATATGTCAGCAATCAAACCTATTACAACATATAAAGGAAAAATTGTTCCACTTTTCAACGACAATATTGATACGGATCAAATTATTCCTAAAGTTCACTTAAAAAGAATTTCAAAAAGTGGTTTCGGTCCATTCGCTTTTGATGAATGGCGTTATTTACCGGATGGTTCAGATAATCCTGATTTCAATCCTAACAAACCACAATATAAAGGTGCATCCATTTTAATTACAGGAGATAATTTTGGATGCGGTTCAAGTCGTGAACATGCTGCTTGGGCCCTAAAGGACTATGGTTTTCATATTATTATTGCTGGAAGTTTCAGTGACATATTTTATATGAATTGCACTAAAAATGCGATGTTGCCTATCGTTTTAGAAAAAAGTGCACGTGAACATCTTGCACAATATGAGGAAATTGAAATCGATTTACCAAATCAAACTGTGTCATCGTCAGACAAAACTTTCCATTTCGATATCGATGAAACATGGAAAAACAAATTAGTTAATGGTTTAGATGACATTGCAATAACCCTACAATATGAATCATTAATAGAAAAATATGAAAAATCACTTTAAGGGAGTTGAATATTATGACAGTCAAAACTACAGTTTCGACGAAAGATATCGATGAAGCATTTTTAAGGCTTAAAGATATCGTCAAAGAAACGCCTTTACAATTAGACCATTACTTATCTCAAAAGTATGATTGTAAAGTTTATTTAAAACGAGAAGATTTACAGTGGGTACGTTCTTTTAAATTAAGGGGTGCTTACAACGCAATTTCTGTTTTGTCAGAAGAAGCCAAAAGTAAAGGAATTACATGTGCGAGTGCAGGTAATCATGCACAAGGTGTTGCCTATACCGCTAAAAAACTTAATTTAAAAGCTGTTATCTTTATGCCAGTCACTACACCATTACAAAAAGTAAACCAAGTAAAGTTCTTTGGAAACAGTAATGTTGAAGTCGTTCTAACAGGTGATACCTTCGATCATTGTTTAGCCGAAGCATTAACATATACTAGTAAACATGGTATGAACTTTATAGACCCTTTTAATAATGTATATACAATTTCTGGACAAGGTACGCTTGCTAAAGAAATGTTAGAACAAGCAAAGTCAGACAATGTCACTTTTGATTATCTATTCGCCGCAATTGGTGGTGGTGGCTTAATTTCAGGTATTAGTACTTACTTTAAAACCTATTCGCCTGCTACGAAAATTATAGGTGTTGAACCTTCAGGTGCAAGTAGTATGTATGAATCTGTTGTTGTAAATAAACAGGTTGTCACATTGCCTAATATCGATAAATTTGTCGACGGTGCTTCAGTAGCTAGAGTTGGTGATATTACATTTGAAATTGCAAAGGAAAACGTAGATGATTACGTTCAAGTAGATGAAGGTGCAGTTTGTTCTACAATTTTAGATATGTATTCAAAACAAGCAATTGTAGCTGAACCTGCTGGCGCATTAAGTGTGAGTGCTCTTGAAAACTACAAAGATCATATTAAGGGCAAAACAGTTGTTTGTGTCATTAGTGGAGGCAATAATGATATTAATCGTATGAAGGAAATTGAAGAACGTTCTTTATTGTACGAAGAAATGAAGCATTATTTTATTTTAAACTTCCCTCAACGCCCTGGCGCATTGAGAGAATTTGTAAATGACGTTTTAGGCCCACAAGACGATATTACAAAATTTGAATACTTAAAAAAATCTTCTCAAAATACAGGTACTGTCATTATCGGTATTCAACTTAAAGATCATAATGATTTATTACAACTTAAACAACGAGTAAATCATTTCGATCCTTCCAATATTTATATTAATGAAAATAAAATGTTATATTCATTGCTAATTTAACAATATAGTAAGAAAAGCAGTCATAAATTGGTTTCTAATTGAAATCATCTTATGACTGCTTTTTATTATGCTTTACATTATTGAGGTTGCACGCTTTGTATACCATCGTATATTTCTTTGAGCCTAAAGTCTTCTTCATTCCCCACCCCATTATTTATATTTTGAATGGCAGTTGAAATTACTTTGTCATAAATAGCCTTCTCACTTTCTGGTAAATTATGTCGTGGTATACTCATCAAAGCATATGCTTTTTGTTTATCTTCAATGTTTTCTATACGGTTCTTCTTATTATTAAAATTCTCATTAGCTTCACTACCATTATTATTAATATTATGCGTGTTTTCTTTTTCATGTTTGTTTTCTTGCATATGATTCGGGACTTCTGACTTATTTTTAGCATCTGCAGGAAAATATATTTTATAAGCAAAAAATCCACACACTATCAATGAGCATAAAAATAAAAAAGTTAACATCGTACCAATAAATATTTTCAAATCCGTTCTCCTTTCAACTTTCAACCATTCATTCTTACATGTATATTTAGTATTTAAAAATCCTTATAGTCTCGATTTGCCTGGCAACGTTCTACTCTAGCGGAACGTAAGTCTGCTACCATCGACGCTATAGACCTTTCTTGACTTGTGGCAATCGCTCGCTTCTTTCCTCTTCTTCGGCTCTCGCTTACTCATTTAGCTCAACTAAAATCGTTGCGCTCGTTTCTCGTTTCGTCAGATTCAAACGTTTTCACTTCGCCAAGCCATTCTTCTTCGTATCTACTTTTTATTTGGCATAAAAAAAGAGACCTTGCGGTCTCAATGCGGCTCATCGCATCCATTTTTGCCTGGCAACGTTCTACTCTAGCGGAACGTAAGTCTGCTACCATCGACGCTATGGACCTTTCTTGACTTGTGCCAATCGCTTGCTTCTTTCCTCTTCTTCGGCTCTCGCTTACTCACTTAGCCCAACTAAACTCGTTGCGCTCGCTTCTCGTTTCGTCAGATTCAAACGTTTTCACTTCGCCAAGCCATTCTTCTTCGTATCTACTTTTTTACTTTGTTGTTTTAGATATAAAAAAAGAGACCTTGCGGTCTCAATGCGGCTCATCGCATCCATTTTCTGCCTGGCAACGTTCTACTCTAGCGGAACGTAAGTCCAACTACCATCGACGCTAAGGAGCTTAACTTCTGTGTTCGGCATGGGAACAGGTGTGACCTCCTTGCTATAGTCACCAGACATATGAATGTAGATTATACATTCAAAACTAGATAGTAAGTAAAAGTGATTTTGCTTCGCAAAACATTTATTTTGATTAAGTCTTCGATCGATTAGTATTCGTCAGCTCCACATGTCACCATGCTTCCACCTCGAACCTATTAACCTCATCATCTTTGAGGGATCTTATAACCGAAGTTGGGAAATCTCATCTTGAGGGGGGCTTCATGCTTAGATGCTTTCAGCACTTATCCCGTCCACACATAGCTACCCAGCTATGCCGTTGGCACGACAACTGGTACACCAGAGGTATGTCCATCCCGGTCCTCTCGTACTAAGGACAGCTCCTCTCAAATTTCCTACGCCCACGACGGATAGGGACCGAACTGTCTCACGACGTTCTGAACCCAGCTCGCGTACCGCTTTAATGGGCGAACAGCCCAACCCTTGGGACCGACTACAGCCCCAGGATGCGATGAGCCGACATCGAGGTGCCAAACCTCCCCGTCGATGTGAACTCTTGGGGGAGATAAGCCTGTTATCCCCGGGGTAGCTTTTATCCGTTGAGCGATGGCCCTTCCATGCGGAACCACCGGATCACTAAGTCCGTCTTTCGACCCTGCTCGACTTGTAGGTCTCGCAGTCAAGCTCCCTTATGCCTTTACACTCTATGAATGATTTCCAACCATTCTGAGGGAACCTTTGAGCGCCTCCGTTACCTTTTAGGAGGCGACCGCCCCAGTCAAACTGCCCGCCTGACACTGTCTCCCACCACGATAAGTGGTGCGGGTTAGAAAGCCAACACAGCTAGGGTAGTATCCCACCAGCGCCTCCACGTAAGCTAGCGCTCACGTTTCAAAGGCTCCTACCTATCCTGTACAAGCTGTGCCGAATTTCAATATCAGGCTACAGTAAAGCTCCACGGGGTCTTTCCGTCCTGTCGCGGGTAACCTGCATCTTCACAGGTACTATGATTTCACCGAGTCTCTCGTTGAGACAGTGCCCAAATCGTTACGCCTTTCGTGCGGGTCGGAACTTACCCGACAAGGAATTTCGCTACCTTAGGACCGTTATAGTTACGGCCGCCGTTTACTGGGGCTTCGATTCGTAGCTTCGCAGAAGCTAACCACTCCTCTTAACCTTCCAGCACCGGGCAGGCGTCAGCCCCTATACATCACCTTACGGTTTAGCAGAGACCTGTGTTTTTGATAAACAGTCGCTTGGGCCTATTCACTGCGGCTCTTCTGGGCGTTAACCCTAAAGAGCACCCCTTCTCCCGAAGTTACGGGGTCATTTTGCCGAGTTCCTTAACGAGAGTTCGCTCGCTCACCTTAGAATTCTCATCTTGACTACCTGTGTCGGTTTGCGGTACGGGCACCTATTTTCTATCTAGAGGCTTTTCTCGGCAGTGTGAAATCAACGACTCGAAGACACAATGTCTTCTCCCCATCACAGCTCAGCCTTAATGAGTACCGGATTTGCCTAATACTCAGCCTTACTGCTTAGACGTGCAATCCAATCGCACGCTTCGCCTATCCTACTGCGTCCCCCCATCGATTAAAACGATTATAGGTGGTACAGGAATATCAACCTGTTATCCATCGCCTACGCCTGTCGGCCTCAGCTTAGGACCCGACTAACCCAGAGCGGACGAGCCTTCCTCTGGAAACCTTAGTCAATCGGTGGACGGGATTCTCACCCGTCTTTCGCTACTCACACCGGCATTCTCACTTCTAAGCGCTCCACATGTCCTTGCGATCATGCTTCAACGCCCTTAGAACGCTCTCCTACCATTGTCCAAAGGACAATCCACAGCTTCGGTAATATGTTTAGCCCCGGTACATTTTCGGCGCAGTGTCACTCGACTAGTGAGCTATTACGCACTCTTTAAATGATGGCTGCTTCTAAGCCAACATCCTAGTTGTCTGGGCAACGCCACATCCTTTTCCACTTAACATATATTTTGGGACCTTAGCTGGTGGTCTGGGCTGTTTCCCTTTCGAACACGGACCTTATCACCCATGTTCTGACTCCCAAGTTAAATTAATTGGCATTCGGAGTTTGTCTGAATTCGGTAACCCGAGAGGGGCCCCTCGTCCAAACAGTGCTCTACCTCCAATAATCATCACTTGAGGCTAGCCCTAAAGCTATTTCGGAGAGAACCAGCTATCTCCAGGTTCGATTGGAATTTCTCCGCTACCCTCAGTTCATCCGCTCACTTTTCAACGTAAGTCGGTTCGGTCCTCCATTCAGTGTTACCTGAACTTCAACCTGACCAAGGGTAGATCACCTGGTTTCGGGTCTACGACCAAATACTAAACGCCCTATTCAGACTCGCTTTCGCTACGGCTCCACATTTACTGCTTAACCTTGCATCAAATCGTAACTCGCCGGTTCATTCTACAAAAGGCACGCCATCACCCATTAACGGGCTCTGACTACTTGTAAGCACACGGTTTCAGGTTCTATTTCACTCCCCTTCCGGGGTGCTTTTCACCTTTCCCTCACGGTACTGGTTCACTATCGGTCACTAGAGAGTATTTAGCCTTAGGAGATGGTCCTCCCAGATTCCGACGGAATTTCACGTGCTCCGTCGTACTCAGGATCCACTCAAGAGAGACAACATTTTCGACTACAGGATTATTACCTTCTTTGATTCATCTTTCCAGATGATTCGTCTAATGTCGTCCTTTGTAACTCCGTATAGAGTGTCCTACAACCCCAACAAGCAAGCTTGTTGGTTTGGGCTCTTCCCGTTTCGCTCGCCGCTACTAAGGGAATCGAATTTTCTTTCTCTTCCTCCGGGTACTAAGATGTTTCAGTTCTCCGGGTGTGCCTTCTGATATGCTATGTATTCACATATCGATAACATGACATAACTCATGTTGGGTTTCCCCATTCGGAAATCTCTGGATCAAAGCTTACTTACAGCTCCCCAAAGCATATCGTCGTTAGTAACGTCCTTCATCGGCTTCTAGTGCCAAGGCATCCACCGTGCGCCCTTAATAACTTAATCTATGTTTCCACCATTTTTATAAGTCAAACGCTCACATACTGTTTCGTTTTCATTATTTAAAATGCTCATTTACAGAAGTAAACTCCGCTTTCAAATAATTTAACTCATTGTCTGCTAAACGTTTTCTTTTATAAAAAGATTTAAACGCGTTATTAATCTTGTGAGTGTTCTTTCGAACACTAGCGATTATTTCTTATGAATTCAAGCTTATTTAAAACTCTTTATTCACTCGGTTTTGCTTGGTAAAATCTATATTTTACTTACTTATCTAGTTTTCAATGTACAAATAAAAATGAATGTTAAATAAACATTCAAAACTGAATACAATATGTCACGTTATTCCGCATCTTCTGAAGAAGATGTTCCGAATATATCCTTAGAAAGGAGGTGATCCAGCCGCACCTTCCGATACGGCTACCTTGTTACGACTTCACCCCAATCATTTGTCCCACCTTCGACGGCTAGCTCCTAAAAGGTTACTCCACCGGCTTCGGGTGTTACAAACTCTCGTGGTGTGACGGGCGGTGTGTACAAGACCCGGGAACGTATTCACCGTAGCATGCTGATCTACGATTACTAGCGATTCCAGCTTCATGTAGTCGAGTTGCAGACTACAATCCGAACTGAGAACAACTTTATGGGATTTGCTTGACCTCGCGGTTTCGCTGCCCTTTGTATTGTCCATTGTAGCACGTGTGTAGCCCAAATCATAAGGGGCATGATGATTTGACGTCATCCCCACCTTCCTCCGGTTTGTCACCGGCAGTCAACTTAGAGTGCCCAACTTAATGATGGCAACTAAGCTTAAGGGTTGCGCTCGTTGCGGGACTTAACCCAACATCTCACGACACGAGCTGACGACAACCATGCACCACCTGTCACTTTGTCCCCCGAAGGGGAAGGCTCTATCTCTAGAGTTGTCAAAGGATGTCAAGATTTGGTAAGGTTCTTCGCGTTGCTTCGAATTAAACCACATGCTCCACCGCTTGTGCGGGTCCCCGTCAATTCCTTTGAGTTTCAACCTTGCGGTCGTACTCCCCAGGCGGAGTGCTTAATGCGTTAGCTGCAGCACTAAGGGGCGGAAACCCCCTAACACTTAGCACTCATCGTTTACGGCGTGGACTACCAGGGTATCTAATCCTGTTTGATCCCCACGCTTTCGCACATCAGCGTCAGTTACAGACCAGAAAGTCGCCTTCGCCACTGGTGTTCCTCCATATCTCTGCGCATTTCACCGCTACACATGGAATTCCACTTTCCTCTTCTGCACTCAAGTTTTCCAGTTTCCAATGACCCTCCACGGTTGAGCCGTGGGCTTTCACATCAGACTTAAAAAACCGCCTACGCGCGCTTTACGCCCAATAATTCCGGATAACGCTTGCCACCTACGTATTACCGCGGCTGCTGGCACGTAGTTAGCCGTGGCTTTCTGATTAGGTACCGTCAAGATGTGCACAGTTACTTACACATATGTTCTTCCCTAATAACAGAGTTTTACGATCCGAAGACCTTCATCACTCACGCGGCGTTGCTCCGTCAGGCTTTCGCCCATTGCGGAAGATTCCCTACTGCTGCCTCCCGTAGGAGTCTGGACCGTGTCTCAGTTCCAGTGTGGCCGATCACCCTCTCAGGTCGGCTATGCATCGTTGCCTTGGTAAGCCGTTACCTTACCAACTAGCTAATGCAGCGCGGATCCATCTATAAGTGACAGCAAGACCGTCTTTCACTTTTGAACCATGCGGTTCAAAACATTATCCGGTATTAGCTCCGGTTTCCCGAAGTTATCCCAGTCTTATAGGTAGGTTATCCACGTGTTACTCACCCGTCCGCCGCTAACATCAGAGAAGCAAGCTTCTCGTCCGTTCGCTCGACTTGCATGTATTAGGCACGCCGCCAGCGTTCATCCTGAGCCAGGATCAAACTCTCCATAAAAAATTATGATGTTTGATTAGCTCATAAATACTAAATAATGTTTGTAACTAATAGTTACGTTTTTGGAATTAACGTTGACATATTGTCATTCAGTTTTCAATGTTCATTAAATTCATCTATGGAGCGGGTGATGGGAATCGAACCCACAACATCAGCTTGGAAGGCTGAGGTTTTGCCATTAAACTACACCCGCTTATTAAATTAAGTAATTGTGATGCGGCCGAGAGGACTTGAACCTCCACGGGATTTCTCCCACTAGGCCCTCAACCTAGCGCGTCTGCCATTCCGCCACGACCGCGGATAAAGGCATTTAAAACATCTTTCGTTTTTTCAGAACGATATTTATTATATTATGTTTAGAAATATTTGTCAATAACTTTTAATCGTTTTTTTACATTAAATTAATTTGCGTTATCAGTTCTTAATACAACATTATTTATTGTAAAACATTTAGAACTTACTGTCAATACATTTTATAACTTATTTTTATAATAATTATCTGTTTAAATGAGATGTTATTTAATTCGTTCTTTTTTAAGGAACGTGTTTAATCATACTAACTATAACTCATTCAGTCAATAGAAAAGTTCAGTCAAAATAGCATTAAAATTGTATTATTATCTTTTATAACACTTTAATACTTTAATTGAGTAAAGTTCGCTTATAATTAATCAATTATTTACGCCAATTTTCTATCCTCCTTAAATAAAATACCACATAGATGTTTACACTCAACATGTCTCGTATGCTATTTTCCATTTCAACATTGATTATCTACGTTTTTCAATTCTTCTCAATGATATTCTTCATTGCGATTGTTTAATCACTTTTTAATTCTCTAAACTCACTGTTTCCCTCTTCATTCAACAAGGTACCTATATAGATTTTAATCATTATCTTCAATAAAATAAAAAACGCCAAGATTAACGCAGTATCATATTACGATAATCTTGGCCACAAATGATAGTTATATAGCATCACATAGTACAGTTGAAATATTTAAGAATCAAACAGCACACTATTTTATTGCTATACTATCTGCGTATGTTTCACTAGAATTCAATCAATAGATTGTATAGACTCACCTGTTCTATTCATTTTATTTTACTTCAAATGCTTTTTTAATCTTAAATGGCCATTGCAATGCCCACAACGCATTCGTTTCGTATCAATTCTACGGATTCTTAAATATTTTGCATGACATTTAGTACAGTAATATTCATAATTTGCACGTTGTTGATAGCTTTCAATGCTGTTACAAAATCTTGGCGCACCTACTTGCTGACTCAATCGTTTAAAATCTTGATCTTTATGTTGATAACCTTTACCAGCAATATGCAAATGATAATGGCACAATTCATGCAATATAATTTTAACAACTGCTTCTTTGCCATAATGTTCATATTGCTTAGGATTAATTTCTATATCATGTGACTTTAAAAGATAACGTCCACCTGTTGTACGTAACCTTTTATTAAAGTATGCTCGATGCTGAAACTTGCATCCAAATTTTTCTTCAGAAAGCTTCTCAACCATTTGTTGTAATGTTTCATTATTCATGTGGATCAATCATTGTTAATGATACTTTATCTTTATTTTTATCGATACTATAAATCCAAACGTCAACAATATCACCAACGCTTACTATATCCATTGGATTTTTCACAAATTTCTTAGACAGTTTTGAAACATGTACAAGACCATCTTGCTTTACACCAATATCAACAAACGCTCCAAAATCAACTACATTTCGAACTGTCCCGCTTAATTTCATACCTTCTTTTAAATCTTCAATTGATAATACATCTGATTTAAGAATTGGCGTTTCAAACTCGTCCCTTGGATCTCTATTAGGTGCTTTCAATGATTTAATAATATCTTCAAGTGTAGGCTTACCAATTTTCAGTTCATCCGCAAGTGTATCCATATTTAAAGAGTTTAACTTAGATTTTAATGCATCGCTTCCTAAATCATTACCACTAAATCCAAGTTTTTCTAGTAGTTGATATGTGACTTTATAACTTTCTGGATGAATTGATGTATTATCTAATGGCTCAGTACCATCTACAATTCTTAAAAATCCGATACTTTGCTCGAATGTTTTTGCGCCTAAACGTTTAATCTTACTTAATTCTCTATTGTGTTTGATTGCACCATTTTCTTCTCTATATGCAATGATATTTTTAGCTATTTGTGAACTTAAACCTGAAACATATTGTAATAATGAGGATGATGCTGTATTAACATCCACACCTACTTGGTTAACTGCTGTTTCAACAACAAAAGTTAATGCATTTTCTAATGATTTCTGATTAACATCGTGTTGATACTGTCCAACACCTATTGATTTAGGATCTATCTTAACTAATTCACTTAACGGATCTTGTACACGTCTTCCAATTGATACTGCACTTCTCTCTTCAACTTGAAAATCTGGAAATTCATCTCTAGCAATTTCTGATGCTGAATATACTGAAGCACCTGCTTCATTAACAATAATGAATTGTACTGGCAATGCATACTTTTTAATCGTGTCTGCAACAAATTGTTCTGTTTCTCGACTTGCTGTACCATTACCGATTGCGATTAATTGTACATCATACGCCTTAACCATTTGTACAAAATCTTTCTCTGCAGCTTCTTTTTTTGATACAGGTGGATGAGGATAAATCACACCCTTAGCTATAAATGTTCCGAATGGATTAATGACTGCTAATTTACAACCTGTTCTAAACGCCGGATCGACGCCTAATATTTGTTTACCTTTCATTGGTGGTTGCAATAATAAATTTCTTAAATTTTCACTAAATACATCAATTGCATGGTTTTCAGCTTTTTCAGTTAAATCAGCATGAATCTCTCTCTCGATTGAAGGTACAATTAAACGTTTCAAACTGTCCTTAATCGCATCCAAAATATAACTACGATTCGCATTGTCTTGAGTGATTTCTTGACGCGCAATGAAGTCTTCAACTGTCGTAGTATCAAACTCAAACTTAACAGATAAGACCTTCTCTTTTTCACCACGGTTTACAGCTAACACTCTATGGTTTGCGATACGTTTTATCGGCTCACTGTATTCATAGTACATTTCAAAAATACCTTTTTCATCTTCAGCATTTTTCTTTTTAGATGTAGTTAACACACCTTGGTGATACATATCTTTTAATATTTTAGTTCTATATTTTGGATTATCTGAAACTAATTCTGCAATGATATCTTGTGCGCCTTTTATAGCGTCTTCAACAGTTTTAACTTCATCATTAATAAACTGTTGTGCCTTTTCTTCTATTGACACACTGTGTTTGCGCCCTTTCATCCAAATAGCCAACGGTTCTAAACCTTTACGTTTCGCTTCAGTCGCTCTTGTCTTTTTCTTTTGTTTAAAAGGTCGATACAAGTCTTCAACACGTTGCAATTT harbors:
- a CDS encoding SprT family protein, with the translated sequence MNNETLQQMVEKLSEEKFGCKFQHRAYFNKRLRTTGGRYLLKSHDIEINPKQYEHYGKEAVVKIILHELCHYHLHIAGKGYQHKDQDFKRLSQQVGAPRFCNSIESYQQRANYEYYCTKCHAKYLRIRRIDTKRMRCGHCNGHLRLKKHLK
- the leuD gene encoding 3-isopropylmalate dehydratase small subunit → MSAIKPITTYKGKIVPLFNDNIDTDQIIPKVHLKRISKSGFGPFAFDEWRYLPDGSDNPDFNPNKPQYKGASILITGDNFGCGSSREHAAWALKDYGFHIIIAGSFSDIFYMNCTKNAMLPIVLEKSAREHLAQYEEIEIDLPNQTVSSSDKTFHFDIDETWKNKLVNGLDDIAITLQYESLIEKYEKSL
- the ilvA gene encoding threonine ammonia-lyase IlvA codes for the protein MTVKTTVSTKDIDEAFLRLKDIVKETPLQLDHYLSQKYDCKVYLKREDLQWVRSFKLRGAYNAISVLSEEAKSKGITCASAGNHAQGVAYTAKKLNLKAVIFMPVTTPLQKVNQVKFFGNSNVEVVLTGDTFDHCLAEALTYTSKHGMNFIDPFNNVYTISGQGTLAKEMLEQAKSDNVTFDYLFAAIGGGGLISGISTYFKTYSPATKIIGVEPSGASSMYESVVVNKQVVTLPNIDKFVDGASVARVGDITFEIAKENVDDYVQVDEGAVCSTILDMYSKQAIVAEPAGALSVSALENYKDHIKGKTVVCVISGGNNDINRMKEIEERSLLYEEMKHYFILNFPQRPGALREFVNDVLGPQDDITKFEYLKKSSQNTGTVIIGIQLKDHNDLLQLKQRVNHFDPSNIYINENKMLYSLLI
- a CDS encoding Tex family protein; this encodes MDNQLINSIIEKYQFSKKQIEAVLKLLEEKNTVPFIARYRKEQTGGLDEVQIKQIDDEYQYMVNLQKRKEEVIKNIDQQGLLTEDLKKDILKQNKLQRVEDLYRPFKQKKKTRATEAKRKGLEPLAIWMKGRKHSVSIEEKAQQFINDEVKTVEDAIKGAQDIIAELVSDNPKYRTKILKDMYHQGVLTTSKKKNAEDEKGIFEMYYEYSEPIKRIANHRVLAVNRGEKEKVLSVKFEFDTTTVEDFIARQEITQDNANRSYILDAIKDSLKRLIVPSIEREIHADLTEKAENHAIDVFSENLRNLLLQPPMKGKQILGVDPAFRTGCKLAVINPFGTFIAKGVIYPHPPVSKKEAAEKDFVQMVKAYDVQLIAIGNGTASRETEQFVADTIKKYALPVQFIIVNEAGASVYSASEIARDEFPDFQVEERSAVSIGRRVQDPLSELVKIDPKSIGVGQYQHDVNQKSLENALTFVVETAVNQVGVDVNTASSSLLQYVSGLSSQIAKNIIAYREENGAIKHNRELSKIKRLGAKTFEQSIGFLRIVDGTEPLDNTSIHPESYKVTYQLLEKLGFSGNDLGSDALKSKLNSLNMDTLADELKIGKPTLEDIIKSLKAPNRDPRDEFETPILKSDVLSIEDLKEGMKLSGTVRNVVDFGAFVDIGVKQDGLVHVSKLSKKFVKNPMDIVSVGDIVDVWIYSIDKNKDKVSLTMIDPHE